ttttagtaaaccCGACTGTGGAAaatgccattttgtgtgtctgtagctttaatgctaacaaactgtgtgtgtctcccagaagcgctattgtgcactcTTAACtgctttttacatatacaccgTAACTCTGCACTTCTCCAGTATGATACATGCCagatatcacatacaacaacataacattaaggagtgggacaggaggacacaatgtgctggacacaaacgttagtaacactagcatagctatgtatgtgagctacagtgctaacattacactcacattttaacagcaatatcatgctaggttagcctattcactgaagaaaaacagcaagaTCAGTAACTACAGTAACTGACGGATATttggcagagctttattttaaaatgtgcagtGAATAGGGCTGCCAAAAGATTAACATTTTTCATCAGATTAATCTGTTTTGAAgctaatcacgattaatcacaatttgcaactatgtgtgaaatatgcacatttttactgtgttttattgaaagataaatgacaggattaTATACATGTGtaagtattaacagctccaagttaactgaaaatttaaatcaagctaaaagacagcacacatgtctgaaaatgcatttactagggctgtcaaatgattagaaagttttaatcaaattaatcacagttttccacttaattatgattaatccccattagcaactatgggtgaaatatgcccatttttactgtattttattaacaaaaagataaatgatcaaaacaggacacaattacatatacatttgtatgtattaacagctccaaatgaactggaaatttaactcaagctaaaagacagcacacgtgtctgaaaatctatttgcctaatgCATAGTCTCTTTAaaagtagcacaacatttgaatcacacattTAATGAGCCATGAAGagcgttagtgagtgataagaatatccacttattgtttttctttgtctttctgtttacttagaccacacatacgtgcataattaagacattattgtgattttcGAAGTGTCCATGTAGCATGTCGCGGCCGTCTCATGACAATGACGAAGTGTTGTTCCGAGGAGAACTCgaaatgtgttttgtgagtTGGTGATACATAtctggtgttggaattgcactgctgttggtgtgtttaggtcagaataaagttacaaaagagTGTCAGACCTTGTGTGACAGTGTGGAGACACTACACCATGCttccgtctgccatcataacaagAGAGgtatggcttgacatgatgcgcatgcgttaattacgctgaAAACTTTAACTAAATTGAAATAAGTAAATTACTTACcaccgttaacgcgctatttttgacagccctagtagtgaggcctgttttatttttattttttttttacaaagtgggcTAATTTAGCTAGCGGCATGTCATGGGCTCATGTCCATGATGTCACAAACCTTCAAAAGTGACAGTTAAAGCGCACTTTTGCTCCAAAGTAACACAAACAAGTGAAAGAGATGATAGGTTTCACTCACATTTGGTGTTCacaaacaggctctagggacacatattactgttagaacatcgtGACAAAGTTACTTTTGCACAATAGAGGACCTTTCACCATGGAAGCAGTCTTTGTGCCCATCTTACCTGAGGACAATCTTTGATGTAGTGACCCTTGTTGAAGCAAAGGTGGCAGAGGTAGTTGGGCGGGGGAGGCCTCTTGCTACTGTGTTTGCAGGAGTTGGGGGACAGGGAGAGGTCCGAAAAGTGGTCCGCCAGAGAGCTCAGGCCTTCCACGATGTTGCTAAGGGAACCGCAGGGCGAGGAGGCCTTGCACAAGTTATTGTTGAAGGACTGCCGGAAGGGAGCAAAAGGAAAGAGACGGAGGTGCTAAATGGCTTAACATCGTAAAACATGATACAAGAGTACAATACTGTGTCAGAAATAGGGTCatctttcctgggcgcactgatttcacagagcccatagaTAGGAACTAACACTGCTTCCGTCAGCAATAGCAGCATAGAGAGTCTGTTAGCAGCTACTAGTCATGGCAGACTTCGTTAGTGCCACCGCTGATGACAACTTTTGGACAAATggggatccagaaccttatctttttgagcctgaatatacaaAGGATGAGCTataggttttagaagctgagcggaCAAGAAGAGAGGGTGAAGCGTTGGGTAGTGAGAGAGTCAGGACTTGGTGGTGTGAATGTGGAGTTTGCCAAGCCATACCCACACAAATGGAGTGTTTCAGCTGCACtagtggcatacagtgttaccatcgatGCAAAAGCTTTGTGTATATGGCGAGGACGACATTGCTCCATGATACTGCATTACAATCAATAAAGAACTGGTAGCGCTGGTACCTGCAATGGTACAAACTTTTTTACTCCTACCGAAAATGAAGTAGCAAAGACGCCCCAGTCCAGATGGAGCAGACAGACAACTGTCcatggagtaagtcaccatgatactGATCCTGAGTCAgtacgccagaaaaatagttctttgtgttaactgctactaggcctgtcacaataacaactTTTGTCTTACAAATTATTGCCTATAAAGGATActattattttgagaccatttgtttcattaatgtaatgataatatatggcaaaataatgggagtacaccgtatcaaaagcagtgaactttaatttctcaggTGTATTTAGCACTGTGATGGGATTGTCAAgtgttttcaaataaaattaatttaacaacaacataataaattgaacaacaaaaaaagaaaaaaaaacaaatgaaattgaAGTGGGCTCTttcagcaaaaattgcactgaaataaaaatcataacctCAAACaatcaagtctctgtaaacaacTTAATAAATAATGAGCACTGGGTATTATTCTTTAACAGAAGCACTTAAAATGTAGCGaatgacactgtctgtgagcgcgcaccattttgcactgttttgtttatatttactttgccgaccaaacatctcagtaagtgttgactgtcaggTGGGACAGGATGGTTGTGTTGGGGGTGCACATATTCCTCTTCTTCTCCGCCACCACTTTCCCACAAATGCAACATATCGGCTCGTCAGTGTTCATGGGCTCACCTTGTTAattctgtttaaaaacaaaatattcccacactgaaGCTGTGacattcgccttagaaaccatcacttttgttctctgttcattccgctatagaaccaacgtgcccaggtgttgagataGATacggagtgaaccctcttgtcatccagcctgtttggtaaagagagaggaggaaaagaaATACTCATGCACATGTCAACATATCGAGGctagcaaaattatcgagtttgtttttatttatcgtgcaattaattgatttattgattatcgtgacaggcctagctgttacaacaacaatgtcgttgtagcttggtttatatacagatcagttatgtaaatagaacattgttggcattttttggagggttttttagggctttatagtcaaaattgGCGTGTCCccttatgtgcattgttagctcccacatgcctgctgtttttttctctttagaacacagaaaagggaaaacgTGTAGTCATGTTTCACacaagaattgtggatgataggcaaaATTGCAAACAAAGTTTAGTTTTCATTTAAAGCTACAGCAGAATGTCATCGATGGAATTCTTCAGTGAAACTCCATGAGACTGATTCATTTTCCTCAAACAGTGCTCACCATTATCTCATTGCAAATGCGTCTACTGTCAGGCCATAGTGTCCATTTCCTGACTTCGAAcaaaatgaccttttttctcACGAGCCAACTGCTCCTATTTGCGCTGCACAACCGGCGTTGTTGTCATCGCGCTGTGGCACCCGAGGTTGAACGTGACTCTTGACACCCGGTGCCATTGCACTAAGTGAATCTCCACTGTAGTAACTTGACTTTTTTGCGTGTGCGGCTAGCTTAACTGCAAGGTCGAGAAAGAGTGGAAGCTCTTGTGccaaaaaaagtcaacaatAAGTCAATAATAACGTATATTTTGTGCCCCTCAACTTAGCAACACAGCAAATAGCCTTTCAGTTCGTCACGCAATATGTGCAGTTTCAATATTGTATTATCCGATTTATTGTGTTTAGTGTCTGCTAGGTCCAGTGTGCAATCAAAAATTGTTAACCAACAAACATAAGCAGTCCAATGTAGTACTAGGTTACTTATTTTGCTATAGCAAAAAATGATAGCAGATATATACTGTCAATCGCTGGCGATCgagatatttttgtcaaattttaaCAATTTCATGCTAAACCGAGATAAAATTTCAGATGCTTCTCGTACCGATTCTAAATGTTATCATATTTAGTGTCTACACATCGGTGCAATCAAAATGTGTTAGCCAACTGCACAGCAAACGTAAACAGGTGCTATGtcattttgcaaaaacaaaacatttttaatcttACAAAGACGATTAAGGTACGAATACGATATTTTCATCAAATCTAAACaatattgtcatgttattaatacctGCTGTAGTAACTGTGATATTATATATTTGCATCATTtcatctacagcaggggtgtccaaactttttccagtgagggccatatagtgaaaaatgaaagaatgcaagagacactttgatattttgtaaagcaatatatgctaaaatgttacatatatttcaagaaaaaaactgcatctcagctttgtgatatcgctaaaaaagcctattattagtatgaacatttgctctttttttccatttttgttgttgttttttgaaattttccaaatatttcaacttttttcttaaataattttcttcttgtaatattatgacttcattcccataatattttgaatttattgccacattgttatacttttcctcaacctaattttctaaaaattacaactttatttagtttagtttttttttctcatgagtatgactttatagaaaaaaaaaaaatctttaacatttcaactctttgctactaaaatgtcattatttttccacataattgagtttattcttataaaaattgtgacttttcttttcattagaataggacttttttttctcttaatattttgacttgactgactattttgactttattctcagaaaaccacagggtttttttttcccatttctgcttttgattttttttcccagctatttaaaatttcttcttgtaaattttcttctcgtaattatgacataattcccataatattttgactttattctcataacataccTTTTTCCgcaacatcattttccaaaaattacaactttattcgttgcttctcataatattacgcttATAAtcaaatatatgtaaaaaacgtaaaaactgcacttttctttaaatttggcccatcatccacaatccttgtgaggcatctttctcttttgtgtgtgttttaaagatccaaaaacagataaaaagagacagcttattattgcacgtaatgggacacacctaccaAGACCGATATTAAAACacctacaaaaatgttttgtggttttatatccatgctgtaaccacgtagtaacaggtacattcgtAATaccatggaatacttacagtatttttgctgtattttagtccttttaagcattaccagaacgcccttcctgggtgcattgatttcacatagcaacatagaaacaaacacctacacctagcattaactttccaaactcaaaaccaaaaacacagctccaatatgtagtgttacatttcagtagtggcctgaggcattgtgagcgtggCGTTGAcacgctgcgggcgagtgtgtgcagctagttgctagccggctagtcgctagccaaTGTGGTGTAGCAAGGTGTCAATGTGCCAGTCACATAGTTTGATCGGcgtgacaataaaaataactattaataattataataataattaataataataataacataataatagtaacaatgtcgctgtaacttggttaatatgcacgtcacattatatgtaaataaaGTGTTGACACtttgagttgagttgagttgttttcagaaggctttataggcaaatAAGTGTTTCCTAAAagtgttttccaaaaatgatcaCTAAATCATGACGATACAAAGCCTCTACCTCACTCCTCACGCGTAAGAAGTTGTTAAGATAGTTGGTGGTCAGATCAGCAGCGCTGGGCTCCGAGTTGTTCGAGTCTGGCGCATCGACCCCGCGGCTCGGCATGTCCTGCAGCGACATGTAGACCCAGTTGAGTAGATGTGCCGCAGCGGGCTGGTACGctgacgcctccacagccgacATCGTGACGCCTCTTCTCGGTCTGAGCTCTGTCAGGACCGCCGGTGAGATTGGTGTGGTCCAACTGGGTCGCCCCTCTTTCCTTTAACCCCCCAGCAGCTGGGTGGGTGTGATTTGTGTCGGCGGCGGTGGTGGGGGGACTCCCTGCGGTCTCCCTGTGGACTCCCTGGAAGCCCCGTGACGAGGATTCCGCCTGCAGTATCAGTGCAAAGTAGGTGACTCAACTTTTTGCTTCTcaaattgatgtttttttatgcaAAGCTAAATAATGAGTAAATAAAATAGATATTCCTGCAGCTGACACGGAGACccctccccgtgtgtgcgtgggttttctccgggtactccggtttcctcccacattccaaaaacatgcatattaggttaattggagactctaaattgtccataggtatgaatgtgagtttgaatggttgtttgtctatatgtgccctacgactGACTtgctaccagtccagggtctaccccaACTCtcgcaaagtcagctgggataggcgccaacataagcggcagagaagatggatgggtaaCACCGAGTAGATGGAAAGACGTGCACACTGCCGCCCCTTAGTGTTACGGCTGAGTATGGCAACATCTCGCACAACACTGCACTGTTTGAATATGTCTGTGTTTTTAGGTGATTGTACTGTCAGAAAATGTATGGAGAGtactgtagtttgcagtggtgcacaGCAGCACCACGACAATGATGATACTAAACATATTGGACAGTGTCATTGGTAATGGTAACTTTATTCAGTATTTGCAATCGAAAGAAAACATTATCTTCTAAAGGGTCTCCAGCCGGCTCGCGAGCTACTGTTAAGACGTCACATGTAATCACGTGATGTCCCTGAATGTAGTATAAGCATATCTGAAACAAGTATATAatcaggggcggatctagctttttttaAAACGGGGGGTGTGACCGAGGCCGTAGGCCGAGGTGTTGGAAATGCAGCGTGGGGTCTGGGGGCCCTCCCCcagaaaaaattgtaaaattagacctcatttcctacaatctggtgatatctgaggccaattttatgtccttaatttcaagagtttgttgttatttttatcgttggaatatatcgtttaagccaaaacattccatatataaaattaccggtactaggagaaacccattttagctcaatttcctgaaaattttccaatttgaagcagctgtaaattccgaggatttgagtataattttatgtcactggggattgCTTTTCTGgataattttcattgagaatagacaacagttttccttatagtcatgatgccagaacctttattttgcacctccacctgaatagccacgtacagcacacgttcaatgtccaatgtaaattatcagcctgacagtgggttcaggaatagcatgcgtctcggttgcattctggcatatgcgtccaccacgcgcccataattcagatgcatgtcagatgggtgtacaccccccacacccccctctaaatccgcgcctgacCATACCATACAATGCCAAGAATTGTTAATACTGGTCTTGTATGGTGCGCTAATGGGTCACCATGGTAACAGAATACCAAAAAACAATAGACAGCCACAGCCACCATTTTAGAAgtaaaattccaaaatatttataaaacacatacatataaaattacttatacagtacattcacttttaaatctgccaacaagaaaatacagtttaaaTGGAATCATTATGTGAAAAGATCATTTGTGTTTGAGTTTCTGtcatcacaaaaacatttttctttttttgttattcccACAGATTCCctgcaatgatttaaaaaggGGCTGGTCATTGAACATGTCTTGCTAACCTTCTTCACTGGGACAGGGAGGGTTAAAGCTGTGGGGACAAAAGGCTGCTGCTGACTCATTTGTTGTCAAATCTGGTAAATGGGGGAGCGACAACtaataatacatgctaaacatttatatgtgctaattaaatgttggttaaaaaggagtgacatgaaggctaacacaacatgctaGCACTGTGATAGCTTATTTAATTGTGGACATTAAGCTAACGGTTGGTTCATTTCCAAGACACACAGCCTGGctaggctacaaaaaaaaacttgtcacaTATTGACACCCTTTTCGTTTGCCTTTCTTCTCACATCTTTCTCCCTTTACTTTTTCCActcccagacatttttttacTCGGCACTGGCAGCATAGTTTCACTCTACTCTGTGACTCACAGGCAACACACTGCAGCTATGAAGCATGGTGAAGGGTAGTGGACAaaaccatttcatgtagctATGGTGGGTAGTCAGTCAATATGAAGTTTacttttggtcaatgtggatatttaactgttacTACCAAATACAAGAGATTGTTTTAATCGTTTAATCGTCTGactatatctacagtatatattttttaaatcacaaccaGGCAGATAGCACAATTATTTACCTATTTACTGGGGCCACTGTCAGTcatgggcccttggaattgcccTACCTTCCCCGCCTTTGGGGCCCCTGAAGGCAGCTGATTCACTGGGTCCAGAGTCAACAATGGTGACTGCCCAAAGAGGGCGCAAACTTAGGCAAAGGTTAATTTACTTATGCTGCCTTGCAAGGACACGCCCTCTACCATTCTCTTCTGCTGTTGCCTGTTGAGACTCTTCCTGCAGCCGACAGCACCCTCTAACAAGTAAGTGCATTCTTACTCCATTTAatcacaacataacattaacTATCATTGAAACGACACTATAACACGACGACGTCCATCATTGTTCTCGTCGTTGTTGTGCCGTTTATTTACTTGATGTTTGCTTGACACTTCCCGGTGGAATGAATCATTTCGGATGTTTTTCTCTTCCCCAGCACAAGAAGAACGTTACACAACAGCAATTCAAGCGACTGTCGCTCCCCATTTTAACGACAGTTTATTTTAGGGAAACAGCTAGCTATCGAGCGATCGAGCTAGCCAGCTAATTGCTAGTAGCTAGTTAAATGCTAGTAGCCTTTAGGATTCTACATGAACTCCCTCGAGGCAAGTTATGTAACGTTGAGGACATTAGGCTCAACAACTACTATTTGAGATAAGTGGCGACTATAAGAACATTCAACCGATTTTGTATGTTATTACATCGTCACCATtattaattatcattattattattttaggtTTAACGGCATCTTACCACCGAGTTGGTCGGAATTAATAGCTTCGTTTGTGTTGTAATTCTCCATTCCAACACACTTAATAAAATCGTATaaggggaaataagtattttaaataaatgatcatCCGAAAATgtcaaacatcttttttttctggaaCGTAATATGCACTCTCTTGCTCACCGTTAGttcctcttttgttttttgtgtaagTGATTGTGGTGGTTATTTTCCTCTCTTCACGGTCAAATGGTGAAACCCGGAAAAACTTACAGCCAGCCACCCCTCGAATGTCTCATGAGGTCTTTACGTTCATAATCAAAACAACACATATTGGGAGTAATTTAGTTTAAATGTAATAGTTTAAAACACAATTGCAACTATATAAATACTGATTTCTGTATATACTCGGGTGGTAAACAATAAAGTAAATAGTCATGACTATGAGAAGAGTCAGGAGGTattctgcgaaagtggctcaaccaacccaggctttgtgctcaagatgcagctcaataACACCTAAGTCCCCAAACAGAATTAAACGGTACTGCAAAGGTGGTTCTCAACTAACTTGGTCAAGTTTGGCTTTGTGTtaagtgcgcgttcacataaTTGGGGGTGTTTGACGTCATATCATTCTACTTCCGCTCAAACATGTAGCCATCCCGGCTGGTGTATTTGACAAACAATGagtaagtaattattatggaacGTTATGAGGAGtccccaaaagattatgacagATAAAAGCAGAACTGTTGCCGCCAAGACAGAGAGGAATGAGGACCCTTGACAGAATAACGCTGAGCATGtaatgcgcaagttaacactgatttacACATTTATACCCTGCTAGTTTTCATTTGTCAACGCTCAGCATTgcactttgacatattaacacttatccatttaaaaaaataaataaattggagcaacaactcatctttgaaatgtcttcttgttgtatctcgttgtgaccactatgTGGCAAGGACTGCTAACGTTgacctaattattaatatttcatattgtattttattcctggtgGTCATGTGAGCATATCTGGtgtattccctcggctgaaaatctatcttgcttatagatggataatatcataaggtaatgctttttttctcttttttttcctccatgtcctTTTGGGGGCTACGTATgttaaatggtgacgccatcgcCGAATTAGATTAAAttaaacagtggcactttcatagccgattttaagataggactgcacggtggtctagtggttagcacgttggccaacacagtaacagcttgggaagatcgggaagacctgggttcgattctcccctgggcatttctgtgtggagtttgcatgttctccccgtgcgcgtgggttttctccgggtactccggcttcctcctacattccaaaaacatgcaggtgaggttaattggcgactctaaattgcccataggtatgacataggtatgaatgtgagtgtgaatggttgtttgtctatatgtgccctgcgattggctggcgaccagtccagggtgtaccccgcctgttgcccgaagtcagctggtataggctccagcatgcccccgcgaccctaatgaggaagaagcggtatagaaaatggatggatggattttaagcTAAAAGCCTGGGACCAGGTTGTGACTTAAGCCTaattaccatggtgatacagctcCTTTAAGACTGCTACCTTCACTGAACAGGCAAGTCCAGCTTCCCACTAAACACAGcgcgctaacccactaaacttgcttcgcagaataccccctcaGTTGCACCAGTTGTGTTATGTCAACAATAGCCCATCCAATCAGAAAGAGAAGCTGTCATGAATGCACTGTAAATAGGATCTTTTGTTAGCTTTCAAGTAGCATTCACTGTGGAGGAAAAGGTTCCTAATGATCGTCACTACCGTAGCGAAGCCACACTATTGGGGAACCAAACGGAGGAAGTTATCTTCTTGTTTATATGACATTTTCAGAACTAACTACTACTTCTGTCATCTTCAGATTGTGGTGATGAGCTATCCAGGTTACCCTCCCCAGTCAGGTGGATACCCACCACAAGCAGGCGGCTACCCACCTCAGTCGGGTGGCTACCCGCCCCAAGCTGGGGGCTACCCGCCCCAAGCCGGGGGTTACCCACCCCAAGCAGGAGGCTACCCTCCTGCAGCCGGGGGATACCCACCCCAAGCAGGAGGCTACCCCTCGCAGGCAGGTGGCTACCCCCCACAAGCTGGGGGTTACCCTCCCGCAGCAGGGGGCTACCCTCCTCAGGCGGGCGGCGGTTACCTTCCTTCCACTGGAGGCTTCCCACCTCAGGCTGGGGGATACCAACCACAGCCTGGAGCAGGAGGATATCCATCCATGCCTCAAGGAGGTGAGATTGCAAGTcattcataaaaacaaaacattaagcTGATTTCTTGTCAATGCTTTTTACAGGTGGTGGCTGGGGGGCAGCACCAGGGGGCTTTGGTGCGGTACGTAAAATCCTGTTGCCCCACCTCTTATTGTCCATATGGACAGGCTAAATCACATTATCTCCACCAGCCCTGTTCTCTTCTATTTAAAGCATTCACAGCTGTCCTCTGTTTGCAGCCAGGAGGGGCTCCGCAGGGATACCCAGGGGGGGCCGCACCAGGCCAGCAACCCATGCCCAACTACCCCAGTGGAGGCCCTGCCACCAACCCCCCGATGCCTGGGTATGGAAGTGGGGTTCCATCCAACCCTCAGGCTCCTGCCATACCTGTAAGATCAATTTATGTACAGTTAATACACTATTATACttatttttgatttattattcattatatttttgaataattgttttataaaatacagtatacagtacatgtaattatataacacatttttaaaaatacatttaggaatgtattttaatttacattttatttaaatatttttaaagaaattgTATGAAATCAGTATAATTATTagatttatccatccatccatccattttctataccgcttcttcctcatt
This sequence is a window from Dunckerocampus dactyliophorus isolate RoL2022-P2 chromosome 2, RoL_Ddac_1.1, whole genome shotgun sequence. Protein-coding genes within it:
- the LOC129168540 gene encoding zinc finger CCHC domain-containing protein 24-like isoform X1 is translated as MSAVEASAYQPAAAHLLNWVYMSLQDMPSRGVDAPDSNNSEPSAADLTTNYLNNFLRVRSESFNNNLCKASSPCGSLSNIVEGLSSLADHFSDLSLSPNSCKHSSKRPPPPNYLCHLCFNKGHYIKDCPQARPKGQGLTPYQGKKRCFGEYKCPKCKRKWMSGNSWANMGQECIKCHINVYPHKQRPLEKPDGLDVSDQRKEHPQHLCEKCKILGHYCRQDE